The following coding sequences lie in one Rutidosis leptorrhynchoides isolate AG116_Rl617_1_P2 chromosome 6, CSIRO_AGI_Rlap_v1, whole genome shotgun sequence genomic window:
- the LOC139855201 gene encoding heat shock 70 kDa protein 3-like: MSKSVGGTAIGIDLGTTYSCVAAWFDQHNRVEIIPNEQGNKITPSCVAWDGTNLLVGEAAKNQISRNPKNTVFDVKRLIGSRFGDSRVQEDMKLWPFKVKEGCKEEPIIVFEHEYGDKEFSSEYISSLILKHLKEAAESYLGTTVTDAVITVPAYFNNKQLQATMVAAKLAGLNVMRLINEPTSAAIAYGLDKSADKYGPKDRNIFIFDLGGGTFDVSLLNISKDGTITVKAVGGDTHMGGEDFDKALVKHCVEEFKKKENKDISKNAKAMMRLKVACEKAKRDLSSTTQTTIEVDSLYEGIDFSMKITREKFEKLNDGYFTKCVEHVTNCLKDGNMHKNDVNDVVIVGGSTRIPKVQEMLIEFFDGKPLCKSTNADEAVAYGAAVLASNLSGNGNGNEKMKDLILFDVTPLSLGILVFHNEMHVIVPRNTLIPTVMKRGYYTARANRPSALIKVYQGESINTDENFLIESFDLDGIPPSPAFTQKVIIGFNIDENGIIVLETEVKSTGQKTSKRIAGSEHFFLEGSHEETT; the protein is encoded by the exons ATGTCGAAATCAGTTGGTGGAACTGCAATTGGCATTGATCTTGGAACAACATATTCGTGTGTGGCTGCGTGGTTTGATCAACACAATCGTGTTGAGATCATTCCTAACGAACAAGGCAACAAGATTACACCCTCATGCGTTGCGTGGGACGGGACAAATCTCTTGGTTGGCGAGGCTGCAAAAAACCAAATCTCCAGGAACCCTAAGAACACTGTTTTTG ACGTTAAACGCTTAATTGGAAGCAGATTTGGTGATAGTAGAGTGCAGGAGGACATGAAGCTATGGCCTTTTAAGGTTAAGGAAGGGTGTAAAGAGGAGCCAATTATTGTATTTGAACATGAATATGGGGACAAGGAATTTTCATCAGAGTATATATCTTCATTGATTCTAAAACATTTGAAAGAGGCGGCTGAATCCTACCTTGGAACAACAGTCACGGATGCGGTGATTACTGTTCCTGCATATTTTAATAACAAGCAACTACAGGCAACCATGGTTGCCGCTAAACTAGCGGGCCTCAATGTCATGAGGTTGATTAACGAACCAACATCAGCAGCAATTGCATATGGTCTGGATAAGAGTGCTGATAAATACGGTCCCAAAGACAGAAACATTTTTATTTTTGATTTGGGTGGAGGGACGTTTGATGTGTCTCTTCTTAATATTAGCAAGGATGGCACCATTACTGTTAAAGCGGTGGGCGGTGACACTCATATGGGTGGTGAAGATTTTGACAAGGCGTTGGTGAAGCACTGTGTAGAAGAATTTAAGAAGAAGGAAAACAAGGACATTAGTAAGAATGCAAAAGCAATGATGAGGTTGAAAGTTGCATGTGAGAAAGCGAAGAGGGATCTGTCGTCAACAACTCAAACAACAATCGAAGTTGATTCCTTATACGAGGGAATTGATTTTTCGATGAAGATTACCAGGGAAAAATTTGAGAAACTGAATGATGGTTACTTTACGAAGTGCGTCGAGCATGTGACGAACTGCTTGAAAGATGGGAATATGCACAAGAATGATGTTAATGATGTAGTTATTGTTGGTGGGTCTACAAGAATTCCAAAGGTACAAGAAATGCTGATCGAGTTTTTTGACGGAAAACCACTTTGCAAGAGCACTAATGCGGATGAAGCTGTGGCGTATGGTGCAGCAGTATTGGCGTCAAACTTGAGTGGCaatggtaatggtaatgaaaaGATGAAGGATTTGATTTTATTTGATGTGACCCCTCTGTCTCTTGGCATCTTGGTCTTTCATAATGAAATGCATGTTATAGTCCCAAGGAACACACTGATACCCACCGTCATGAAGCGTGGCTACTACACAGCACGTGCCAATCGACCAAGTGCGTTGATCAAAGTATATCAGGGTGAGAGCATAAACACAGATGAAAACTTCTTGATCGAATCGTTTGATCTAGACGGCATTCCACCATCCCCTGCCTTCACACAGAAGGTAATCATAGGCTTTAATATAGATGAAAATGGAATTATCGTACTCGAGACCGAGGTGAAATCCACGGGTCAAAAAACAAGTAAAAGAATTGCTGGGAGTGAACATTTCTTTCTTGAAGGTTCACATGAAGAAACAACATAG